From Cyclobacteriaceae bacterium, a single genomic window includes:
- a CDS encoding TlpA family protein disulfide reductase yields the protein MNYKDRSKIIFFKILSFFKPFALVFLIIALLQATGLLSTVSYAGQWAILQTGLKDASDEVSDADEKFDYEFTIKDMEGNKIDFSKFRNKVLFINVWATWCGPCRAEMASIQKLYDKINKDKVTFIMLSMDRDSDKGKIVSYLKGKGFTFGAYQPSGYLPKQLQVPSIPTTFIISKAGNIVRKEVGSMRYDTSKFQKFLEDLSAGQ from the coding sequence ATGAATTACAAAGACCGCTCCAAAATCATCTTTTTTAAGATTTTAAGTTTTTTTAAGCCGTTTGCACTGGTATTTCTCATCATTGCGCTGCTCCAGGCTACCGGATTGCTCAGCACCGTGTCCTATGCAGGCCAATGGGCCATTCTCCAGACGGGCTTAAAGGATGCTTCAGATGAAGTTTCTGATGCTGATGAAAAGTTCGATTATGAGTTTACGATTAAGGATATGGAAGGCAACAAGATTGACTTCTCCAAATTCAGGAACAAGGTCCTTTTCATAAATGTGTGGGCGACATGGTGTGGTCCATGCCGTGCAGAAATGGCCAGCATTCAAAAGCTTTATGATAAAATCAATAAGGATAAAGTGACTTTCATTATGCTCTCAATGGATAGGGATAGTGACAAAGGAAAGATTGTTAGTTATCTCAAAGGGAAAGGATTTACATTCGGAGCTTATCAGCCTTCTGGCTATCTGCCGAAGCAACTTCAGGTTCCCTCCATTCCTACCACCTTCATTATCTCAAAGGCAGGAAATATTGTACGAAAGGAAGTAGGCAGTATGCGATATGACACTTCAAAGTTTCAGAAATTTCTTGAAGATCTGAGCGCCGGCCAATAG
- a CDS encoding SDR family oxidoreductase, giving the protein MFSLSKKIAVIAGGGSGIGKAIAERFALQGAIVCIVDVNESAATNLASSINNEGGSAMALQCNVTDQDSVIKTFEQIVQTFGRVDILVNSVGIANIGKLESTSEADFDKIFQINVKGTYNTMYAAIQYMKKQQKAVILNIASIASIVGLADRFAYSMSKGAISSMTLSVARDYVKEGIRCNSISPARVHTPFVDGFLQENYPGKEKEIFEKLSQLQPIGRMGKPEEVAYLALYLCSDESAFVTGCDYPIDGGFIKLNT; this is encoded by the coding sequence ATCTTTAGTCTATCCAAAAAAATAGCAGTCATCGCCGGTGGCGGGAGCGGTATTGGCAAAGCCATTGCTGAACGTTTTGCTTTGCAAGGAGCAATTGTTTGCATTGTTGATGTAAATGAATCAGCTGCCACAAATCTTGCTTCCTCTATTAACAATGAAGGAGGCAGCGCAATGGCACTTCAATGTAATGTCACAGATCAGGATTCAGTAATCAAAACGTTTGAGCAGATCGTTCAAACTTTCGGCAGAGTGGATATTCTTGTGAACAGCGTAGGCATCGCTAATATTGGTAAGTTGGAATCAACTTCTGAAGCAGATTTTGATAAGATCTTTCAGATCAATGTAAAGGGCACTTACAATACCATGTATGCGGCAATCCAATACATGAAGAAGCAACAGAAGGCTGTCATTCTGAATATTGCTTCCATCGCTTCGATTGTTGGACTTGCTGATCGTTTTGCTTACAGCATGAGTAAAGGTGCTATTAGCAGCATGACACTCTCAGTAGCAAGAGATTACGTAAAAGAAGGCATCCGGTGTAACAGCATCTCTCCTGCCCGTGTCCATACTCCGTTTGTTGATGGTTTCCTGCAGGAAAATTATCCTGGCAAAGAGAAGGAAATCTTTGAAAAACTGTCTCAGCTTCAGCCTATTGGCCGTATGGGCAAACCGGAAGAAGTGGCTTATCTTGCATTATATCTGTGTTCGGATGAATCGGCCTTTGTAACAGGATGTGATTACCCGATCGATGGTGGCTTTATAAAACTCAATACCTGA
- a CDS encoding fumarylacetoacetate hydrolase family protein, giving the protein MKLVRYGDPGEELPGILLKGKIVDVDGFGEDFGEEFFKTDGVGRLKKWVEKNLKSLHVNTDPQRFGPPVMRPSKIICIGLNYVDHAQEANMELPKEPILFFKSTSALTGPNDNLIIPKNSVKTDWEVELAVVIGKKAAYISEEEAPNHIAGYCLHNDYSEREFQLERGGQWVKGKSCDSFAPLGPYLMTPGEIHDINNLKMWLKVNGKMMQDSNSKHLVFKIPYLISYISQFMTLLPGDVISTGTPAGVGMGMKPPLYLKKGDVVELGIEGLGEQRQVAI; this is encoded by the coding sequence ATGAAGCTTGTACGCTATGGAGATCCAGGAGAAGAATTGCCGGGGATTCTATTAAAAGGAAAGATTGTCGATGTCGATGGCTTTGGTGAGGATTTCGGAGAGGAGTTCTTCAAGACTGATGGTGTCGGTCGACTTAAAAAATGGGTTGAGAAAAATCTCAAATCTCTTCATGTAAATACGGATCCTCAGCGATTCGGTCCACCGGTCATGAGGCCATCAAAGATAATATGCATTGGACTCAACTATGTTGATCATGCTCAGGAAGCAAACATGGAATTACCAAAAGAACCCATCCTGTTTTTTAAATCCACGAGTGCGCTGACAGGACCTAATGACAATCTAATCATTCCCAAGAACAGCGTTAAGACAGATTGGGAAGTAGAACTTGCTGTAGTCATCGGAAAAAAAGCTGCTTACATTTCAGAAGAAGAAGCGCCGAATCACATTGCTGGATATTGTCTTCACAATGATTACAGTGAAAGGGAATTTCAACTTGAGCGTGGTGGTCAATGGGTGAAAGGGAAAAGCTGTGATTCATTCGCTCCCTTGGGACCTTACCTTATGACTCCTGGAGAGATTCATGACATTAATAATCTTAAAATGTGGCTGAAGGTCAACGGTAAAATGATGCAGGACAGCAATTCGAAGCATCTTGTTTTCAAAATTCCGTATCTGATAAGTTATATAAGCCAATTTATGACTTTGCTTCCGGGAGACGTGATCTCTACAGGAACACCAGCAGGCGTTGGGATGGGGATGAAGCCTCCCCTCTATCTCAAAAAAGGTGATGTTGTTGAGTTAGGAATCGAAGGACTTGGCGAACAACGACAGGTAGCGATTTAG
- a CDS encoding amidohydrolase family protein, with product MTIDAHQHFWNYQPRRDTWITEDMSLLRRDFFPEDLSPILKKNKIEGCVAVQADQSEKETDFLIRCANQHSFIKGIIGWTDFQSPGVQARLEYYYQFQEIKGFRHMLQSESDEFMMDQNFMNGIQYLEQYNFTYDIVIHAEQLAATLAFVKKFPNQSFVIDHLAKPHIRQQQLKSWKQDLQQIAMHENVYCKVSGLTTEADWKNWKVTDFKPYLETVLEAFGPKRLMYGSDWPVCLLAAEYEDQLAIVKQFIEPLSPSEKKLIMGDNAVRFYHL from the coding sequence ATGACTATTGACGCGCACCAGCATTTCTGGAACTATCAACCCCGTCGCGACACCTGGATAACAGAGGATATGAGTTTATTAAGGAGAGATTTCTTTCCCGAAGACCTGTCTCCTATTCTTAAGAAAAATAAAATTGAAGGTTGTGTCGCGGTCCAGGCAGATCAATCTGAAAAAGAAACCGACTTTCTAATCAGGTGTGCTAACCAGCATTCTTTCATAAAAGGAATTATTGGCTGGACCGATTTTCAATCTCCTGGTGTGCAGGCAAGGTTGGAATACTACTACCAGTTTCAGGAAATAAAAGGGTTTCGTCACATGCTCCAGTCAGAGTCAGACGAATTCATGATGGATCAAAATTTCATGAATGGAATTCAGTACCTCGAACAGTACAATTTCACTTACGATATTGTTATTCATGCAGAACAGCTGGCAGCCACTCTGGCTTTTGTGAAGAAGTTTCCCAACCAGTCCTTTGTAATTGATCATCTTGCCAAACCACACATTCGTCAACAGCAATTAAAATCCTGGAAACAGGATCTTCAGCAGATCGCAATGCATGAGAATGTTTATTGTAAAGTTTCAGGGCTAACAACAGAAGCTGACTGGAAGAACTGGAAGGTAACAGACTTCAAACCGTATCTTGAAACAGTGCTGGAAGCTTTTGGACCAAAGCGATTAATGTATGGATCAGACTGGCCTGTATGCCTGCTGGCAGCCGAATATGAAGATCAGCTTGCGATTGTCAAGCAGTTTATAGAGCCACTATCTCCATCCGAAAAAAAATTGATCATGGGCGACAATGCCGTGCGTTTTTATCATCTTTAA
- a CDS encoding SDR family oxidoreductase: protein MDLHLKNKVFLVSGGAKGIGKAVCLQLLEEGAVPVILDKDETAGKAFTKEFPRAHFIAIDLNDEFACKKAIDKADKTLGHIDGLVNNAGGNDSVGLEKGTPQKFLQSLTNNIGHYYFLAHHILSYLKKSHGSIVNVSSKVALAGQGNTSGYAAAKGGIMALTREWAAELSPFSIRVNAVVPAEVWTPMYETWLKSFPDPLNKKLQIESKIPLGNRMTTPEEIANMIVFLLSDRCSHVTGQWISPDGGYVHLDRSL from the coding sequence ATGGATCTTCATTTAAAAAATAAAGTATTTCTCGTTTCCGGTGGTGCTAAAGGAATTGGAAAGGCTGTATGTCTTCAGCTTCTGGAAGAGGGTGCTGTGCCCGTAATTCTGGACAAGGATGAAACAGCGGGAAAAGCGTTTACAAAGGAATTCCCACGCGCACATTTTATCGCGATCGATCTCAATGATGAATTTGCCTGCAAGAAAGCAATTGACAAAGCAGATAAGACACTTGGACACATTGATGGTCTGGTGAATAATGCAGGAGGTAATGACAGTGTAGGTTTAGAGAAAGGCACTCCCCAGAAGTTTCTTCAATCTCTAACTAATAACATTGGTCATTATTATTTCCTCGCACATCACATACTCTCCTATCTGAAGAAATCCCATGGAAGTATTGTTAATGTAAGTTCGAAAGTCGCGCTGGCAGGACAGGGAAACACTTCAGGGTACGCTGCAGCAAAAGGTGGAATAATGGCCTTAACACGTGAATGGGCAGCAGAACTTTCACCCTTTTCTATCCGCGTAAATGCAGTTGTGCCAGCAGAAGTCTGGACTCCGATGTATGAGACTTGGTTAAAATCATTTCCCGATCCATTGAATAAGAAACTTCAAATTGAAAGTAAAATTCCGCTGGGCAATCGGATGACAACGCCTGAAGAGATTGCCAACATGATTGTATTTCTCCTGTCGGATCGTTGTAGTCATGTCACAGGCCAATGGATCAGTCCGGATGGTGGATATGTACATCTTGATCGTTCTCTCTAG
- the fucP gene encoding L-fucose:H+ symporter permease yields the protein MTLPSTENTNSGSGQASDKSYLIPFILVTSLFFLWGVANSLNGTLIRHFQTALSLSKAQAGFIDTAFYMGYFTMALPAGFLLNRIGYKKGIIIGLLLFALGASLFYPAAEVRVYAFFLAALYILACGLAFLETAANPYVIVLGDSDSATKRINFAQSFNGLSTILGPMIGSLFIYSSVEYTNTMLDSMPAAQAEAIRISEAHSVQGPYLMLAGVVLFIAILFSLVKMPEISSPSESTASMKGIFRHRHLIFGILAQFFYVGAQASIWGYVVDLKLFMSHDVDLGIVRTLYQISSEMTPTQIAGFHASFGSALFMLGRFFGTWLLTKFAANKLLAVYAFICLVLLGFAWMNTGLIAFSAVLLTYFFMSIMFPTIFSLAIKDLGSQVKLGSSLVIMAIVGGAVLAPVTGWISSTGMQNALIVPWIGFSFIMFFGLKGYSVRPQSPTFNSTN from the coding sequence ATGACTCTACCCTCAACAGAAAATACCAACTCAGGATCAGGACAAGCATCAGACAAAAGCTATCTGATTCCATTCATTCTGGTAACAAGTCTTTTCTTTCTTTGGGGTGTGGCGAATAGTTTAAATGGAACACTCATTCGTCATTTTCAAACTGCATTATCACTTTCAAAAGCACAGGCAGGATTTATTGATACCGCTTTTTACATGGGATATTTTACCATGGCACTTCCGGCTGGCTTTCTACTCAATAGAATTGGTTATAAGAAGGGTATTATCATTGGCCTGCTTCTTTTTGCATTAGGTGCATCTCTTTTCTACCCTGCAGCAGAAGTTCGTGTTTATGCATTCTTTCTTGCAGCACTATATATTCTCGCTTGTGGCTTGGCATTTTTAGAAACAGCTGCTAATCCTTACGTCATCGTATTAGGGGATTCTGATTCAGCGACAAAGAGAATAAATTTTGCCCAGTCATTTAATGGATTGAGTACCATTCTCGGCCCCATGATTGGAAGTCTTTTCATTTACAGCTCAGTTGAGTACACCAATACAATGCTGGATTCGATGCCCGCAGCCCAGGCCGAAGCAATCAGAATTTCAGAAGCTCATTCTGTTCAGGGACCATATCTGATGCTGGCAGGTGTTGTGTTATTCATCGCAATTCTTTTTTCATTGGTAAAAATGCCAGAGATATCTTCCCCATCGGAGTCGACTGCATCCATGAAAGGTATCTTCAGACACAGGCATCTCATTTTCGGCATCCTTGCGCAATTCTTTTATGTTGGAGCCCAAGCTTCGATCTGGGGATACGTTGTTGATCTCAAGCTCTTCATGTCTCATGACGTAGATCTGGGAATTGTAAGAACATTGTACCAGATATCAAGTGAGATGACTCCTACTCAAATCGCAGGTTTTCATGCCTCCTTTGGTTCAGCACTCTTTATGCTGGGCAGATTTTTTGGTACCTGGCTTCTTACAAAGTTTGCAGCGAACAAGCTTCTGGCTGTCTATGCTTTCATATGTCTTGTTCTATTAGGATTTGCATGGATGAATACAGGATTGATTGCATTCTCAGCAGTACTTCTAACGTACTTCTTTATGTCCATTATGTTTCCGACAATTTTCTCACTTGCTATTAAAGATCTTGGTAGTCAGGTGAAACTCGGATCTTCATTGGTAATTATGGCAATTGTTGGAGGCGCAGTGCTTGCACCCGTTACTGGCTGGATCTCATCCACCGGAATGCAGAATGCCCTGATTGTTCCCTGGATAGGATTTTCATTTATCATGTTCTTTGGTTTGAAAGGATATAGCGTCCGGCCCCAGTCTCCAACTTTCAACTCCACAAATTAA
- a CDS encoding L-rhamnose mutarotase — MLRYCFALDLKDDPKLIDEYDAYHKKVWPEIVSTMKEAGIKHLEIYRTGNRLFMVMETKDNFSLIRKGETDAINSKVQEWEKLMWNYQQALPNSKPGEKWVLMTKIFTL, encoded by the coding sequence ATGCTGCGCTACTGCTTCGCACTTGATCTTAAAGACGATCCAAAACTGATCGATGAATACGATGCATATCATAAAAAAGTATGGCCTGAGATTGTTTCAACCATGAAAGAGGCCGGGATCAAACATCTGGAAATTTACAGAACCGGAAACAGGCTGTTCATGGTCATGGAAACAAAAGATAATTTCTCGTTGATCAGAAAAGGGGAAACGGACGCAATCAATTCAAAAGTTCAGGAGTGGGAAAAACTAATGTGGAATTATCAGCAAGCCTTACCAAACTCAAAACCCGGGGAGAAGTGGGTACTGATGACAAAAATATTTACACTTTAA
- a CDS encoding NAD-dependent deacylase, giving the protein MQKLVVLSGAGISAESGIPTFRDAGGLWEGHRVEDVATPEGWHKNQALVLDFYNQRRKKALEVKPNRGHEILAEMESDFDVTIITQNVDNLHERAGSTKVLHLHGSLFESRSTMDETLIYPIKGWELRMGDKCERGSQLRPNIVWFGEMVPMIEVAAAIVSTADIFVVVGTSMAVYPAAGLIDYVLYDTPKYIVDPKTPEMRNIHNTFFIQEKASVGMKMLKEKLKLKD; this is encoded by the coding sequence ATGCAAAAACTGGTTGTTCTTTCCGGAGCAGGCATTAGTGCGGAGAGTGGCATTCCTACATTCCGTGATGCGGGTGGTTTGTGGGAAGGACATCGGGTGGAAGATGTGGCAACGCCGGAAGGATGGCACAAGAACCAGGCGCTCGTCCTTGACTTTTATAATCAAAGAAGGAAGAAGGCACTGGAAGTAAAGCCCAATCGCGGCCATGAGATCCTTGCGGAGATGGAGAGTGATTTTGATGTGACAATTATCACTCAAAACGTTGATAATCTGCATGAAAGAGCAGGCTCAACGAAAGTACTTCATCTTCATGGCAGTCTGTTTGAATCCCGCAGCACAATGGATGAAACATTGATCTATCCAATCAAGGGATGGGAATTAAGGATGGGCGATAAGTGTGAAAGAGGCTCGCAGCTAAGGCCTAACATTGTTTGGTTCGGAGAGATGGTTCCAATGATTGAAGTTGCCGCTGCTATTGTATCAACCGCTGATATTTTTGTTGTGGTAGGAACTTCAATGGCAGTGTATCCTGCAGCAGGTTTGATTGACTACGTCCTTTATGATACTCCGAAATATATTGTGGATCCTAAAACACCGGAGATGAGGAACATTCACAATACTTTTTTTATTCAGGAGAAAGCAAGTGTGGGAATGAAAATGCTGAAAGAGAAATTAAAATTGAAAGATTAA
- the topA gene encoding type I DNA topoisomerase: MAKNLVIVESPAKAKTIEGYLGKDYKVSSSMGHIRDLRKGNGAIDIENNFQPTYEVSIEKKDVISNLKKLSADAEMVYLASDEDREGEAISWHLKEVLELDDKKTRRIVFTEITKNAILNAIQNPRGIDIDLVNAQQARRVLDRLVGFELSPILWKKIKTGLSAGRVQSVAVRLVVEREREIERFDSKSSFKVSAIFDLGNGKKLVAELGEKFGSEKEAQEFLDSCIGASFTIDDLVKKPAKKSPAPPFTTSTLQQEAGRKLGFSVLQTMMVAQKLYEAGKISYMRTDSVNLSDEAVGGATRQIASAYGNEFIQTRKYKTKSSGAQEAHEAIRPTDFGTTEAGADRNGQRLYELIWKRAIASQMADAELERTTATIKISSNPRTLTASGEVIKFEGFLKVYLESKDEEESESEDDDSKVLPPLTVGQDLPLKELTATETFTRHPARYTEPTLVKKLEELGIGRPSTYAPTISTIQKREYVVKEAREGKERKYKVLTLADNSVSGKVETEITGAEKNKLFPTNIAMVVNDFLVDHFPDITDYSFTATIEAEFDEIANGKVQWQKMIEQFYRPFHKTVTSTELVERSSVQNKVRELGIDPKTGLKVYVKLGRYGAYAQIGENVEEGVNDVKPKFAGLRPGQFIESITLEQALEVMKMPRDLGTFEDLPVVANIGRFGPYVLHDKKFVSIPKGEDPYTITPVRAVELIQAKREADANKLIKAFPENPDIQILNGRFGPYIKAGTKNVKIPKGKEPASLTLEECVELAANAPERKGRFGRFAKKAAPVPAPKPAKAPKAPKAPKAVKAPKVPKEEGAVKKPKAAAKKKQ; this comes from the coding sequence ATGGCAAAGAACCTTGTGATTGTTGAATCTCCCGCGAAAGCCAAGACCATTGAAGGTTATCTCGGAAAGGATTATAAAGTGAGTTCAAGCATGGGTCATATCCGTGATTTACGGAAAGGAAATGGCGCCATTGACATTGAAAATAATTTTCAACCTACGTATGAAGTCAGCATCGAGAAAAAAGATGTGATTTCAAATCTGAAAAAGTTATCAGCAGACGCCGAAATGGTGTACCTGGCGAGTGACGAAGACCGTGAAGGGGAGGCCATCTCCTGGCACTTGAAAGAGGTACTCGAACTTGATGATAAAAAGACCCGTAGAATTGTATTCACGGAAATTACCAAGAACGCTATTCTTAATGCTATTCAGAACCCGCGTGGAATTGACATTGATCTTGTCAACGCGCAACAAGCAAGACGTGTACTGGATCGATTGGTGGGTTTTGAGTTATCTCCAATCCTTTGGAAAAAAATCAAGACAGGATTATCGGCCGGTCGTGTTCAATCAGTGGCGGTAAGATTAGTAGTGGAGCGTGAAAGAGAGATTGAGCGTTTTGACTCTAAATCATCTTTTAAAGTATCCGCTATTTTTGATCTGGGTAATGGTAAGAAGCTGGTGGCAGAGCTTGGTGAAAAGTTCGGCTCTGAAAAGGAAGCACAGGAGTTTCTCGATTCATGCATTGGTGCATCATTTACCATTGACGATCTTGTTAAAAAGCCAGCAAAAAAATCTCCCGCACCTCCTTTTACAACATCCACATTGCAGCAGGAAGCTGGTCGCAAGCTTGGATTCTCGGTTTTGCAGACCATGATGGTTGCTCAAAAGCTTTACGAAGCAGGAAAGATCTCTTATATGAGAACTGACTCTGTTAATCTTTCCGATGAAGCCGTCGGTGGAGCAACCCGTCAGATTGCCAGCGCTTATGGAAATGAATTCATCCAGACCAGGAAATACAAAACAAAATCTTCTGGAGCTCAGGAGGCTCACGAAGCAATTCGACCCACTGATTTCGGAACAACCGAAGCAGGAGCGGACCGCAATGGTCAGCGATTATATGAGTTGATCTGGAAGCGTGCCATCGCATCGCAAATGGCGGATGCTGAACTTGAACGCACAACAGCAACCATAAAAATATCATCCAATCCAAGAACGCTGACTGCATCTGGTGAGGTTATTAAGTTTGAAGGATTTCTGAAAGTCTATCTCGAATCAAAAGATGAAGAGGAGAGTGAGAGTGAAGATGATGACAGCAAAGTATTGCCTCCTTTGACAGTAGGGCAGGACCTGCCATTGAAAGAACTTACTGCAACAGAAACTTTTACAAGACATCCAGCCCGATATACAGAGCCGACGCTTGTCAAAAAATTGGAAGAGCTCGGAATTGGCCGACCTTCAACCTATGCGCCAACTATTTCCACCATTCAAAAACGTGAATATGTGGTAAAAGAGGCACGGGAAGGAAAAGAGAGAAAGTATAAAGTCCTTACGCTTGCTGATAATTCAGTATCTGGTAAAGTAGAGACAGAAATCACCGGAGCGGAGAAGAATAAATTATTTCCGACCAACATCGCGATGGTGGTAAATGATTTCCTCGTGGATCATTTTCCTGATATCACTGACTATTCATTCACAGCGACCATAGAAGCTGAGTTTGATGAGATCGCGAACGGTAAGGTTCAGTGGCAGAAGATGATTGAACAGTTCTATCGTCCTTTTCACAAGACGGTAACGTCTACTGAATTGGTGGAGCGGTCATCGGTTCAGAATAAAGTTCGTGAGCTGGGTATCGATCCTAAGACAGGATTAAAAGTTTATGTGAAGCTGGGTCGCTACGGAGCTTATGCACAGATAGGAGAGAATGTTGAAGAAGGAGTGAATGATGTTAAACCAAAGTTTGCGGGTTTAAGACCAGGTCAATTCATCGAAAGTATAACTCTTGAGCAGGCGCTGGAAGTGATGAAGATGCCGCGCGACCTGGGAACATTTGAAGATTTGCCGGTAGTCGCAAACATTGGGCGATTTGGTCCTTATGTTTTGCATGATAAAAAGTTTGTATCAATTCCTAAGGGAGAAGATCCTTATACGATCACACCTGTGCGTGCAGTGGAACTGATTCAGGCAAAGCGTGAAGCTGATGCGAATAAGTTGATCAAGGCATTCCCTGAAAATCCTGATATACAAATTCTGAATGGCCGCTTTGGTCCTTATATAAAAGCAGGAACCAAGAATGTTAAAATCCCAAAAGGCAAGGAACCGGCATCATTGACACTGGAAGAATGTGTTGAGCTTGCTGCGAATGCTCCAGAGAGGAAAGGACGTTTTGGAAGATTTGCTAAGAAAGCTGCACCTGTTCCGGCTCCTAAACCTGCGAAAGCACCTAAAGCTCCCAAGGCACCAAAGGCTGTCAAGGCTCCTAAAGTTCCTAAAGAAGAAGGAGCGGTGAAGAAGCCAAAAGCTGCTGCTAAGAAGAAGCAATAA
- a CDS encoding agmatinase family protein, translating to MIVEESVEKFDVNGPGIQDKLFGLPFSPENAKLIIIPVPWEATVSYRTGTALAPHSILKASRQIDFFMRDIPEAWKLGIAMLPIPDDIRIESDRLRLLLEQHHAALTEDHDTIIISNKINESCESLNIYVNKTTQRYIDQGKMVGLLGGDHSTPLGFLRSLSEKHDRFGILQFDAHADLRKSYEGLTYSHGSIMFNALKIPAISKLVQVGVRDLCDEEYQLIKRNESRIKTFFDDNIKADLGNGKSWESICKDIIRDLPEKVYISFDIDGLDPKLCPNTGTPVPGGLEFYQATFLIKAVVASGRRIIGFDLNEVGTDESSDWDANVGARILWQLCNWMGVSNKR from the coding sequence ATTATAGTGGAAGAATCAGTCGAAAAATTCGATGTTAACGGCCCCGGAATACAAGACAAACTTTTTGGACTCCCCTTCTCTCCGGAGAACGCAAAACTTATCATAATCCCCGTACCGTGGGAAGCAACTGTTTCCTATCGCACCGGAACAGCTTTGGCACCTCATTCAATACTGAAAGCATCACGACAAATTGATTTTTTCATGCGTGATATTCCCGAGGCCTGGAAACTCGGCATCGCCATGCTTCCAATTCCTGATGATATCAGAATTGAAAGTGATCGGCTAAGACTTTTGCTGGAACAGCATCATGCTGCATTAACCGAGGATCATGACACCATAATCATATCCAATAAGATCAATGAATCCTGTGAAAGTCTTAATATTTATGTAAACAAAACCACTCAAAGGTATATTGATCAGGGCAAGATGGTGGGATTACTGGGTGGTGATCACAGCACACCCTTAGGATTCCTCCGATCACTCAGTGAAAAACACGATCGTTTTGGAATTCTGCAATTTGATGCTCATGCAGATCTTAGAAAATCTTACGAGGGACTTACTTACTCTCATGGATCTATCATGTTCAATGCATTGAAAATTCCAGCCATTAGCAAGCTGGTACAGGTAGGTGTACGTGATTTGTGTGATGAGGAGTATCAATTGATCAAACGAAATGAGTCCAGGATCAAAACTTTTTTCGATGACAACATCAAAGCAGATCTCGGTAACGGCAAATCCTGGGAAAGCATCTGCAAAGACATCATCCGCGATCTTCCGGAAAAGGTTTACATCAGCTTTGACATTGATGGACTCGATCCAAAGCTATGCCCTAACACAGGCACTCCTGTTCCAGGTGGACTTGAATTCTATCAGGCTACCTTCCTAATCAAAGCAGTGGTTGCCAGCGGAAGAAGGATCATAGGATTCGATCTCAATGAAGTAGGTACTGATGAGAGTAGTGACTGGGATGCGAATGTCGGCGCACGCATTCTATGGCAGTTGTGTAACTGGATGGGAGTTTCTAATAAAAGATAG